A single Chlamydia suis DNA region contains:
- the hemN gene encoding oxygen-independent coproporphyrinogen III oxidase, which produces MFNINFNFLKGLHQPAPRYTSYPTIVDWEASSDYGYIALKNLAKESSPLSLYFHIPFCQSMCLYCGCAVVLNRKEEIVDQYIETLIQEMRLVFSLLGEKKKVSRIHFGGGTPSRLSRAQFEHLFTHIQLFFDLSNIEELAIEFDPRSLRPDPDKPKFLHQLGFNRVSLGIQDTQWEVQEAVRRRQSYEESLLAYNLFRELKFTGINIDLIYGLPKQTQASFKQTIQHILEMRPDRLALFSFAHVPWAKPHQKALRAKDLPSMEEKFAIYSQSRHTLIQEGYHAIGLDHFSLPNDPLTLALKNKTLIRNFQGYSLPPEEDLLGFGLSATSFIRGIYLQNAKDIREYSTTILSGKLATVKGKILSQDDKIRKWVIHTLMCSFSLSKLEFEQRFHERFDLYFADSYDRLCGMESAGLIRQDSSSLQVTPLGELFVRVIATAFDDYFLKTVTEKPRFSKSI; this is translated from the coding sequence ATGTTTAACATCAATTTCAACTTCTTAAAGGGACTTCACCAACCAGCTCCCCGCTACACGAGCTATCCCACTATCGTGGATTGGGAAGCTTCCTCCGATTATGGTTATATAGCCCTAAAAAACCTGGCTAAAGAGAGCTCCCCCCTTTCTTTATACTTCCATATTCCCTTTTGCCAATCTATGTGCCTGTATTGTGGATGTGCCGTTGTCTTAAATAGAAAAGAGGAAATAGTAGATCAGTACATAGAAACTTTGATCCAGGAAATGCGACTCGTTTTCTCTTTATTAGGAGAGAAAAAAAAGGTCTCTAGAATTCATTTTGGAGGAGGAACTCCTAGTCGGCTATCGCGAGCACAATTCGAACATCTATTTACTCACATACAGCTTTTTTTTGATCTTTCTAATATCGAAGAGCTTGCTATTGAATTTGATCCCCGAAGCCTAAGACCAGATCCGGATAAGCCCAAGTTTCTTCACCAACTTGGATTTAATCGCGTGAGTTTAGGAATTCAGGATACACAATGGGAAGTTCAAGAAGCTGTCCGCAGACGCCAATCCTATGAAGAATCGCTCTTGGCCTATAACCTGTTTCGAGAGCTAAAATTCACAGGCATCAATATCGATCTTATTTATGGTCTACCTAAACAAACGCAAGCGAGCTTTAAACAAACGATTCAACATATCTTAGAAATGCGCCCCGATCGTTTGGCTCTTTTCTCCTTTGCCCACGTCCCCTGGGCGAAACCTCATCAAAAAGCTTTACGAGCCAAAGATCTTCCCTCTATGGAAGAGAAATTTGCGATATACTCTCAATCTCGCCATACCCTGATCCAGGAAGGATATCATGCTATTGGCTTAGATCATTTTTCTCTACCCAATGATCCCTTAACTCTTGCCCTTAAAAACAAAACCCTTATTCGCAATTTTCAGGGCTATTCTCTTCCTCCTGAAGAAGATCTTTTGGGATTTGGCCTATCAGCAACCAGCTTCATTCGAGGAATCTATCTACAAAATGCTAAAGATATTCGGGAATACTCTACAACTATTCTCTCTGGAAAACTTGCTACTGTAAAAGGGAAGATCCTTTCTCAAGATGATAAAATCCGTAAGTGGGTCATTCATACCCTCATGTGTTCCTTTTCTTTATCCAAACTGGAGTTTGAACAACGTTTTCATGAACGATTTGATCTATACTTCGCTGATAGCTATGATCGGCTATGCGGGATGGAGAGTGCCGGACTCATCCGTCAAGACTCCTCTTCCTTACAAGTAACCCCTCTTGGAGAACTTTTCGTACGAGTCATTGCCACGGCTTTTGATGATTATTTTCTGAAGACCGTTACAGAAAAACCTCGTTTTTCAAAATCTATATGA
- the mfd gene encoding transcription-repair coupling factor has translation MDFDPTGINFSSFLSLKNTKLPLLVENLHSGARSFVIAKLFKELRRSIVVITTPTKLDDVFEDLSTLLKEAPLEFPASEIDLSPKLVNIDAVGKRDHILYSLQKQQTPVICITTLKALLERTPSPESLIQDHLELRVGEELDPDTLLDLCKNLGYRHEALAREKGDFAFRGGIVDIFPLSSPEPFRIEFWGDRIASIRAYNPSDQLSTGKLSQITLSPATAIIPTDKLSHSLLDYFEAFPLCIFDGISSLEDNFSDIAGILSSLPKRFLPIQDLCRKILHASTPLFFEENVFPNILSNKDTGLALEVFHEKIAIQRVSLPFVYPSALIETSQEPNPLLAFLKTFQDFCTGSSISLALYSPNAKSLKEAHDLAGTLIKDSQIYDYPKTLSSSFALVESRFAAISLSEFTASKVLRRQKQRNYFSTTTEEVYVPVPGETVVHLHNGIGKFIGIEKKPNHLNIETDYLVLEYADRARLYVPSDQSYLISRYVGASEKAPDLHHLNGAKWRRSRELSEKSVILYAEKLIQMEAQRSTANSFIYPPHGEEVIKFAESFPYEETPDQLKAIDQIYADMMSDKLMDRLICGDAGFGKTEIIMRAAVKAVCDGQKQVIVMVPTTILANQHFETFSQRMAGLPITIGMLSRFSQGKAMKKTLEDIAQGKIDILIGTHKVINKAIEFHNPGLLIIDEEQRFGVKAKDALKERYPTIDCLTVSATPIPRTLYLSLSGARDLSLITMPPLDRLPVSTFVMEHSEETLSAAIRHELLRGGQVYVIHNRIESIFRLGETIRTLIPEARIGIAHGQMHSDELASIFHKFKTQQTNVLVATALIENGIDIPNANTILIDHADKFGMADLYQMKGRVGRWNKKAYCYFLVPHLDRLSGPASKRLEALNKQEYGGGMKIALHDLEIRGAGNILGTDQSGHISAVGFNLYCKLLKKAVAALKHKQKPMLFHDDVKIEFPYPSRIPEDYIDLASMRIEFYQKIGNAESKEELEAIEEELLDRFGPLPDAVHWLLALAQIRLIALNYHLSSIKGTGNALYIQQYHDKDKHIQKTLPYSLSPTPELLVKEVQESIEKAFPKQH, from the coding sequence ATGGATTTCGACCCGACTGGTATAAATTTTTCTAGTTTCCTTTCGTTAAAAAACACTAAGCTCCCTCTTCTGGTGGAAAATCTTCACTCGGGAGCTAGGTCTTTTGTTATAGCGAAACTGTTCAAAGAGCTTCGCCGTTCTATCGTTGTGATAACGACGCCCACGAAGCTCGATGATGTATTTGAGGACCTCTCTACTCTCCTTAAAGAGGCTCCTCTTGAATTCCCAGCCTCGGAGATAGATTTATCTCCTAAGCTGGTAAACATCGATGCTGTAGGGAAAAGGGATCACATTCTGTACTCTCTTCAGAAACAGCAGACTCCGGTTATCTGCATTACAACATTAAAAGCTTTGCTAGAAAGGACTCCTTCTCCAGAATCCTTGATACAAGATCATCTCGAACTTCGAGTAGGCGAAGAGCTCGATCCAGATACCCTATTAGATCTTTGTAAAAATCTGGGGTATCGGCATGAAGCCTTGGCCCGAGAAAAAGGGGATTTTGCTTTTCGAGGAGGGATTGTAGATATTTTCCCTCTCTCCTCTCCAGAACCTTTCCGTATAGAATTTTGGGGAGATCGCATTGCGTCTATTCGGGCTTACAATCCTTCTGATCAACTGTCCACAGGGAAGCTTTCACAGATTACGCTTTCTCCTGCTACAGCTATCATCCCCACAGATAAATTATCCCATTCTCTTTTAGATTATTTCGAGGCTTTCCCCCTTTGCATCTTCGATGGAATCTCCTCTCTAGAAGACAATTTCTCAGACATCGCAGGGATCTTATCCTCACTTCCAAAGCGCTTTCTGCCTATTCAGGATTTATGCCGAAAAATACTTCACGCATCTACCCCGTTATTTTTTGAAGAAAATGTATTTCCTAACATTCTTTCCAACAAGGATACCGGGCTCGCTCTAGAAGTTTTTCATGAAAAGATCGCTATCCAAAGAGTTTCTTTACCCTTTGTCTATCCCTCTGCACTCATAGAAACAAGCCAAGAACCAAACCCTTTGCTCGCGTTTCTAAAAACTTTCCAAGATTTTTGCACTGGAAGCTCTATCTCCTTAGCCTTGTATAGTCCCAATGCCAAATCTTTAAAAGAGGCGCACGATCTCGCAGGAACCTTAATCAAAGATTCGCAAATTTATGACTATCCAAAAACTCTTTCTTCTAGTTTTGCTTTGGTAGAGTCTAGATTCGCTGCGATTTCTCTTTCAGAATTTACCGCCAGCAAGGTCCTTCGCAGACAAAAACAGCGCAACTATTTCTCTACTACGACGGAGGAAGTGTATGTTCCTGTCCCGGGAGAGACTGTTGTTCATTTGCATAACGGCATTGGGAAATTTATCGGCATAGAAAAAAAGCCAAATCACCTCAATATTGAAACCGATTATTTGGTTTTAGAGTATGCGGATCGAGCTCGGCTGTATGTCCCTTCAGACCAATCTTATCTCATTTCTCGCTATGTTGGCGCTTCAGAAAAAGCTCCCGATCTACATCATCTCAATGGAGCAAAGTGGAGACGATCCCGAGAGCTTTCCGAAAAATCTGTGATCCTTTATGCAGAAAAGCTGATTCAGATGGAGGCTCAACGTTCTACAGCAAACTCGTTCATATATCCTCCTCATGGGGAAGAGGTTATCAAGTTTGCTGAAAGTTTCCCCTATGAAGAAACCCCCGACCAGCTCAAAGCTATTGATCAAATCTACGCAGATATGATGTCCGATAAACTCATGGATCGCCTTATCTGCGGGGATGCTGGATTTGGAAAGACCGAGATCATCATGCGAGCAGCGGTAAAGGCTGTGTGTGATGGCCAAAAGCAGGTGATCGTTATGGTCCCTACAACAATCCTAGCTAACCAACATTTTGAAACGTTTTCCCAGCGGATGGCTGGGCTTCCCATCACCATTGGCATGCTTTCCCGATTTTCACAAGGGAAAGCTATGAAGAAAACCTTAGAAGATATTGCTCAAGGGAAAATTGATATCTTAATCGGCACCCATAAAGTCATTAATAAAGCCATTGAATTTCATAATCCCGGGCTGCTCATTATTGATGAGGAACAACGCTTTGGAGTGAAAGCTAAGGACGCTCTAAAAGAACGCTATCCTACTATAGATTGCCTTACCGTTTCTGCCACTCCCATTCCGCGCACCTTATATCTTTCCTTATCTGGAGCAAGAGACCTATCCCTTATTACAATGCCTCCCCTAGACAGGCTGCCTGTGAGCACTTTTGTCATGGAGCATTCCGAAGAAACTTTATCCGCAGCGATACGACATGAACTTCTGCGGGGAGGGCAGGTTTACGTTATTCATAATCGAATCGAAAGTATTTTTCGTTTAGGAGAAACCATTCGGACTTTAATTCCGGAAGCCCGTATTGGTATTGCACATGGACAAATGCACTCGGATGAGCTCGCTAGTATTTTTCACAAGTTTAAAACCCAACAAACTAATGTTCTTGTCGCGACCGCGCTGATCGAAAATGGTATCGATATTCCTAATGCCAATACCATTTTAATCGATCATGCAGATAAATTCGGGATGGCCGATTTATATCAAATGAAAGGACGTGTTGGGCGTTGGAACAAAAAAGCGTACTGCTATTTTCTTGTTCCCCATTTAGACCGCCTCTCAGGTCCAGCCTCTAAACGCTTGGAGGCTCTGAATAAGCAAGAATATGGCGGAGGGATGAAAATCGCACTTCATGACTTAGAAATCCGCGGAGCGGGGAATATTTTAGGAACGGATCAGTCTGGTCACATTAGTGCTGTGGGCTTTAACCTTTATTGCAAATTACTGAAAAAAGCTGTCGCCGCCCTGAAGCATAAGCAGAAACCTATGCTTTTCCACGACGATGTAAAAATTGAATTTCCTTATCCTTCACGGATTCCAGAAGACTATATAGACCTAGCTTCTATGCGCATCGAGTTTTATCAAAAAATTGGGAATGCGGAATCTAAAGAAGAGTTAGAAGCTATAGAAGAAGAACTTTTAGATAGATTTGGGCCTTTACCCGACGCCGTACATTGGCTGTTGGCCTTAGCGCAGATTCGTTTAATTGCTCTAAACTACCATCTTTCGAGCATTAAGGGGACAGGAAATGCTTTATACATCCAGCAATATCACGATAAAGACAAACACATTCAAAAAACATTACCTTACTCGCTCTCACCAACACCCGAACTGTTAGTGAAAGAGGTCCAAGAATCGATAGAAAAAGCTTTTCCTAAACAACACTAA
- the alaS gene encoding alanine--tRNA ligase gives MLSNTLRSNFLKFYANRNHTPVASSPVFPHNDPSILFTNAGMNQFKNIFLGKEQTSYTRATTSQKCIRAGGKHNDLENVGHTSRHLTFFEMLGNFSFGDYFKQDAISFAWEVSLSIFNFDPDFIYATVHEKDDEAFALWEKYLPTDKIFRLTDKDNFWSMADTGPCGFCSELLFDRGEKFGKATSPLEDVDGERFLEYWNLVFMEFNRASDGTLLALQKKCVDTGAGLERLVSLLAETETVFEADVLRHLIAKVENLSGTTYSPTEAKGAAFRVIADHIRSLSFAIADGLLPGNTERGYVLRKILRRAVNYGKRLGFHRPFLAEVVPSLIETMGEAYPELQASETQIQEVLTTEEEHFFKTLQRGGNLLQQVLKSSASSAKISGEDAFKLKDTYGLPIDEIALLAKDHDYTVDMETFEKLEMEAKERSRKNTAKTTSDSNSIFLDLDPTNTSEFVGYHMLSCDTFIEGIVKYNEIATTLEEGEEGAIILRTTPFYAEKGGQIGDSGEIFCESGTFLVSHTTTPKAGLIVHHGKLSQGSLQTTMAVTAQVNQNLRKKIANNHTGCHLLHKALEITLGEHIRQAGSYVDSKKIRLDFTHNKALSPEDLLAIETIVNEKIRENDPVTIREALYSDVKSSSEIKQFFGDKYGDVVRVVSAGFSHELCGGTHAQATGDIGYFRITKEHAVATGIRRIEATTGEDAEALAREQDADLNEIASVIQSPKDQILVKIRNVIEEKRELAKQVADLENQLVQQHVKSLLPACDKIDETLYLGYLLTEEEGQRIQQYANALHKEIPANCISLWVTEKSGRYIVLIRVSDDLIKRGIHAQTLLEELLAPYGGRCGGKAISAQGSSKELPPIEVLNKTLRQWISTRLV, from the coding sequence ATGTTGAGTAATACTCTGCGATCCAACTTTCTAAAATTCTATGCTAACCGGAACCACACTCCCGTTGCCTCCTCTCCTGTTTTCCCGCACAACGATCCTTCTATTCTTTTCACAAACGCGGGAATGAACCAATTCAAGAATATTTTTTTAGGAAAAGAGCAAACCAGCTACACAAGAGCGACAACTTCGCAGAAATGTATTCGGGCTGGGGGAAAACATAATGACCTGGAAAATGTTGGGCATACATCCCGACATCTTACCTTCTTTGAAATGTTAGGGAATTTTTCTTTCGGCGATTACTTTAAACAGGACGCCATTTCTTTTGCTTGGGAGGTGTCTCTTTCTATTTTTAATTTTGATCCCGATTTCATCTATGCCACCGTACACGAAAAAGATGACGAAGCTTTCGCTTTGTGGGAAAAATATTTGCCCACGGATAAAATTTTCCGATTAACGGATAAAGATAATTTCTGGAGCATGGCAGATACGGGGCCCTGCGGGTTCTGTTCCGAACTTTTGTTCGATCGAGGAGAAAAATTTGGAAAAGCAACCTCTCCTCTGGAAGATGTCGATGGAGAACGGTTTTTGGAATACTGGAATTTAGTATTCATGGAATTTAACAGAGCTTCTGACGGGACTCTTCTAGCTTTACAAAAAAAATGTGTTGATACCGGCGCAGGATTAGAACGGTTAGTCTCCTTATTGGCTGAAACAGAAACCGTTTTTGAAGCAGATGTTCTAAGACATCTTATTGCTAAAGTCGAAAACTTATCTGGAACAACATACTCTCCAACGGAGGCCAAAGGAGCAGCGTTCCGAGTTATAGCCGATCATATCCGCTCTCTTTCTTTTGCTATAGCTGATGGACTTTTACCGGGGAACACAGAGCGTGGGTATGTTTTAAGAAAAATTCTTCGTCGCGCAGTAAATTATGGAAAACGCCTAGGCTTCCATCGCCCATTTCTTGCCGAAGTGGTGCCTTCATTGATAGAGACGATGGGAGAAGCTTATCCCGAACTGCAAGCATCTGAAACACAGATTCAAGAAGTTCTCACTACAGAAGAAGAACATTTCTTCAAAACCTTACAACGAGGAGGGAACCTTCTTCAGCAAGTGTTAAAATCTTCTGCTTCTTCAGCAAAAATTTCTGGGGAGGATGCTTTTAAACTTAAAGATACCTATGGACTTCCTATCGATGAAATAGCCCTTTTAGCGAAAGACCATGACTACACAGTAGACATGGAGACTTTCGAAAAATTGGAAATGGAAGCGAAAGAGCGCTCCCGAAAAAACACTGCAAAAACTACGAGTGATAGCAATTCGATTTTCCTGGATTTAGATCCAACCAACACATCCGAATTTGTGGGATATCACATGCTTTCCTGCGATACCTTCATCGAAGGGATTGTTAAGTATAATGAAATAGCAACAACCTTAGAAGAAGGAGAGGAAGGGGCCATCATTCTACGCACCACTCCTTTTTATGCAGAAAAGGGAGGCCAAATTGGAGATTCCGGAGAAATCTTTTGTGAGTCCGGGACCTTCTTAGTTTCCCATACAACAACCCCGAAAGCCGGATTAATTGTCCATCATGGAAAACTTTCTCAAGGCAGCTTACAAACAACAATGGCTGTCACGGCACAAGTAAACCAAAACCTCCGAAAAAAAATAGCTAACAACCACACTGGGTGTCATCTTTTACACAAAGCTCTTGAAATCACTCTTGGGGAGCATATTCGCCAAGCAGGATCCTATGTAGACTCTAAAAAAATTCGTTTAGATTTTACCCATAATAAAGCTCTTTCTCCAGAGGATCTTTTGGCAATAGAAACGATTGTCAACGAAAAAATTCGAGAGAATGACCCGGTAACGATTCGTGAAGCTCTATACTCGGATGTAAAGAGTTCTTCTGAGATCAAACAATTTTTTGGAGATAAATACGGGGATGTTGTCCGCGTTGTTTCTGCCGGATTTTCTCACGAACTGTGTGGAGGAACTCATGCTCAAGCAACGGGAGACATCGGATATTTCAGAATCACAAAAGAACATGCAGTGGCAACGGGAATACGCCGTATAGAGGCAACAACAGGAGAAGATGCAGAGGCTCTTGCTCGCGAGCAAGACGCTGATCTTAACGAAATAGCCTCTGTTATTCAATCCCCTAAAGATCAGATCCTTGTTAAAATTCGCAATGTTATAGAAGAAAAAAGAGAGTTAGCTAAACAAGTTGCAGATTTGGAGAACCAGCTTGTCCAACAGCATGTAAAAAGCCTCTTACCAGCCTGTGACAAAATCGATGAAACTCTCTATCTGGGATATCTTTTGACAGAGGAAGAAGGACAGAGAATACAACAATATGCCAATGCCTTGCATAAAGAAATCCCTGCTAACTGCATTTCTTTATGGGTGACGGAGAAGAGCGGTCGCTATATCGTCCTAATCCGAGTTTCTGATGATTTGATAAAACGAGGTATTCACGCACAAACCTTGCTTGAGGAGCTGCTCGCTCCTTACGGAGGCCGTTGTGGCGGGAAAGCAATTTCTGCTCAAGGCAGTTCCAAAGAATTGCCCCCAATAGAGGTTCTTAACAAAACTTTAAGACAATGGATTTCGACCCGACTGGTATAA
- a CDS encoding protoporphyrinogen oxidase: MKHALIVGSGIAGLSAAWWLHKRFPHIRLSILEKEARPGGLIITEKQKGLSFNMGPKGFALAHDGKHTLHLIQSLGLTGELVYNSPAAKHRFIHYNNKTRKLSPWTILQQNLPLTLIKDLFARPYKQDSSVEAFFKRHSSSKLRKNLLNPVSLAIRAGHSHILSAQMAYPELSRREAKTGSLLRSYLKDFPRTNRKAPYLATLRTGMDTLIQTLQEKLPATWHFSTPVTKIRQLADGKLSLSCPSGEITGDLLVYAGSVQDLSSCLEEIPESKLLTQTTSSWDLSCAALGWHSSLPVPHGYGMLFADTPPLLGIVFNTEVFPHSGQPHTILSLLLEGRWHQEEAYAFSLAALAEHLQIYTPPQAFSLFSPREGLPQHHVGFIRSRQMILSKLPQNIKIVGQNFAGPGLNRATASAYEAIASLRI; this comes from the coding sequence ATGAAACATGCATTGATTGTTGGGTCTGGTATTGCAGGTCTTTCTGCAGCATGGTGGCTACACAAACGCTTTCCACATATACGCCTGTCCATTTTAGAAAAGGAAGCTCGCCCTGGTGGGCTTATTATCACCGAAAAACAAAAAGGTCTTTCTTTCAATATGGGGCCAAAAGGCTTTGCCTTGGCCCATGATGGAAAACATACCCTCCACCTCATCCAGTCTTTAGGTTTAACAGGAGAGCTAGTATATAACTCTCCTGCAGCTAAACACAGATTTATTCACTATAATAACAAAACGCGAAAACTTTCTCCCTGGACCATTCTTCAACAGAATCTCCCTCTCACCCTGATTAAGGATTTATTTGCTCGCCCTTATAAGCAAGATAGTTCTGTAGAAGCGTTTTTTAAAAGGCACAGCTCCTCCAAATTAAGAAAAAACCTCTTAAATCCGGTAAGTCTTGCTATTCGAGCTGGCCACAGTCATATTCTTTCGGCACAAATGGCTTACCCAGAATTAAGTCGGCGAGAAGCAAAAACAGGATCTTTATTGCGGAGTTATCTCAAAGACTTTCCTAGAACCAATCGAAAAGCCCCTTATTTAGCTACCTTACGCACAGGAATGGACACCCTAATCCAAACCCTGCAAGAAAAGCTTCCAGCTACATGGCACTTTTCTACGCCTGTTACCAAAATTCGTCAGTTAGCTGATGGAAAACTTTCTCTCTCGTGCCCATCTGGAGAAATCACGGGAGATCTCCTCGTCTATGCCGGATCCGTTCAAGATCTCTCTTCTTGTTTAGAAGAAATCCCAGAATCTAAGCTCCTAACGCAAACAACTTCCTCTTGGGACCTATCCTGCGCAGCATTAGGGTGGCATTCTTCGCTTCCCGTCCCCCATGGGTATGGTATGCTTTTTGCAGATACCCCTCCCTTATTAGGTATTGTTTTTAACACAGAAGTCTTTCCTCATTCTGGGCAACCGCATACCATACTCTCTCTCCTTTTAGAGGGGAGGTGGCACCAAGAAGAAGCTTACGCCTTCTCTCTAGCGGCTCTTGCTGAACATTTGCAAATTTATACCCCTCCTCAGGCTTTCTCTCTGTTCTCTCCTCGAGAAGGCCTTCCTCAACATCATGTGGGATTTATTCGATCACGACAAATGATTTTGTCTAAACTTCCCCAAAACATAAAAATTGTGGGGCAGAACTTTGCAGGGCCTGGTCTAAACCGAGCAACAGCATCTGCTTACGAAGCGATTGCTTCTTTACGAATATGA
- the hemE gene encoding uroporphyrinogen decarboxylase, which translates to MVGFYEAIAPYNQQRPPVWLLRQVGRYMPQYQELKKNRPLKEVFLDTESIVEATLLGPSLLGVDAAIVFADILSILEGFAVEYQFAPGPEIVYSPQQPLVFTKEPLAVFSFLLEAIQQLTKRLTVPLIAFAASPFTLASYLLEGGASKDCSKTMAFLYRYPDRFQTLLDEIIKGTAVYLQLQVQAGASAVQLFESSSLRLPPSLFSKYVVAPNTKLIRQIKQDSNPPVSLFCRCFYQEFLSLYATGADTLHPDYHVELPEVYRQLGNPGSIQGNFDPAFLLLPQDMLIKHLEAYLAPLKEQSHYIFNLGHGILPQTPLENVQAVVSCLTSISTS; encoded by the coding sequence ATGGTAGGTTTTTATGAGGCTATCGCTCCTTACAATCAGCAGCGCCCCCCAGTATGGCTCCTTCGTCAGGTGGGTCGATATATGCCTCAATACCAAGAGCTCAAAAAAAATCGCCCTCTAAAAGAAGTTTTTTTAGATACCGAGTCTATTGTAGAAGCCACCCTATTAGGCCCATCTTTATTGGGCGTCGATGCAGCCATTGTTTTTGCTGATATCCTCTCTATTCTAGAAGGGTTCGCTGTAGAGTATCAATTTGCCCCTGGTCCGGAAATTGTTTATTCTCCCCAACAGCCCCTGGTGTTCACCAAAGAACCTCTCGCTGTTTTCTCATTTTTACTTGAGGCTATTCAACAATTAACAAAACGTCTGACTGTTCCTCTAATCGCCTTTGCAGCCTCCCCGTTTACTCTCGCTAGTTATCTACTTGAAGGAGGGGCCTCCAAAGACTGTTCCAAAACAATGGCATTCCTTTATCGGTATCCCGATAGATTCCAAACCTTATTAGATGAGATCATTAAAGGAACCGCTGTTTACCTCCAATTACAAGTCCAGGCGGGAGCTTCAGCTGTGCAACTTTTTGAATCTTCTAGCTTACGATTACCTCCCAGTCTATTTTCAAAATATGTAGTTGCTCCTAATACTAAGCTCATTCGACAAATCAAACAGGACAGCAATCCACCTGTCAGCCTATTCTGTCGATGCTTTTATCAAGAATTTTTATCTTTATATGCGACAGGAGCCGATACCCTGCATCCTGATTATCATGTAGAACTTCCAGAAGTCTATCGCCAGCTAGGAAATCCCGGCTCTATTCAGGGAAATTTTGATCCAGCTTTCCTGCTTCTTCCTCAGGATATGCTGATAAAACATCTCGAAGCCTATCTTGCTCCTTTAAAAGAGCAATCCCATTATATTTTCAATTTGGGGCATGGTATCTTGCCTCAAACGCCATTAGAAAATGTACAGGCTGTCGTATCATGTTTAACATCAATTTCAACTTCTTAA